The nucleotide window ACTTCCTTCACCACATCGTCGATATACGGGATCAAGATGTCCTTGCCCCCGTCCGACGGTGCCACCACCCACACGTCGTTGGCGGGCAACTGAAGAATTTCCCGCACCGTGCCGATGTTTCGTCCTTCCGTGGTCACCACCTGGCAACCTATGATTTCATGGAAATAAAATTCCCCTTCATTCAGATCCACGGCATCAGCGCGTTCCACCACCAGCTTTCCGCCCTTGTACGGTTCCGCCTGATTGATGTCGTCCCATTCCCGGAACTTGATGATCACCACGCGCTTGTGAGGGCGGCTTTTCTCAACGGTGAGGGGAAGCGGTTCCCTCAGGTCGGGATGGGTGAGCAACAACCGGCTTCCCTGCGCGAATCGCACTTCCGGGAAATCGGTGTGAGGGTAGACGCGCACTTCCCCGCGAATACCGTGTGTCGTCACCACTTGGCCGACCAACAAATGTGTTTGTTCATTCATGAATCGGGGTCCCCCCCTGCGGAGTCTCAGACGATTTCAACCACGACGCGTTTGTCCTCTTTCACTGCGGCCGAACCGACCACCGTGCGCAACGCTTTGGCCACTCGTCCCTGCTTGCCGATCACTTTGCCCATATCGTCTGGCGCGACGGAGAGTTGGTACACGATCGTGTTATCCTTTACCTGCTCCGTCACCCGCACTTGGTCCGGGTGGTCCACCAACGCTTTGGCGATCAGCTCGATCAGCTCTTTCACTTCCATTCCCCCCTGGCTACACGAAAACGGGGTGCTTACTTACCGTATTTGGCTTCGTGCACTTTTTTCAGGATACCCACTTTGCGGAACAGGTTGTTCACCGTGTCCGTCGGTTGGGCACCATTGGACAGCCATTTCAAGGCTTTTTCCTCATTGATGTTGATTTGCGCCGGCTCGGTCAGCGGGTTGTAGTACCCGATTTCTTCGATGAAACGACCGTCGCGCGGGGAACGGGAATCAGCTACCACCACGCGGTAGAACGGCGCTTTTTTGGCACCCATCCGTTTCAGGCGAATTTTCACTGCCATTCGTCTTCACCTCCTTTTACAGAGTCAAAGGATATTCACTGCGGCATGAAGGGAAAACGGAATCCGCCGCGTTTCTTTTTCTTGCCGCCTTTGGTCATGGCGGAGAATTGCTTCATCATCTTTTTCATATCCTCAAACTGCTTGATCAACCGGTTGACATCCTGTACGCTCGTCCCGCTTCCCAATGCGATCCGGCGACGCCGGCTGGCATTGAGGATTTCGGGGCGCTGTTTTTCCTTGGGTGTCATCGAGCGGATGATCGCTTCGACCCGGGCCAGCTGCTTTTCATCAATCTGCAGGTTTTTCATCCCCTTGAGCTGACCCATGCCGGGGATCATCCCCAGCAGTTCGTCGAGCGGTCCCATTTTGCGCACCTGCTGCAGTTGCTCCAAAAAGTCGTCGAAGGTGAACTGCTGGGTACGCATTTTCCGCTCCAGCTCTTTGGCCCGTTCCTGATCGACCGCAGCTTGCGCTTTTTCGATCAGGGTCAGCACGTCACCCATGCCCAGGATTCGGGAAGCCATCCGTTCGGGATGGAACGGTTCAAGCGAGTCGAGCTTCTCACCCATCCCGACGAATTTGATGGGACAGTCGGTGACGGCTTTGACCGACAGGGCGGCACCGCCGCGGGTATCCCCGTCCAGCTTGGTCAGCACGACACCGGTCAATCCCAATTCGCGGTGGAAGTTTTCCGCCACATTGACCGCATCCTGACCGGTCATCGCGTCAACGACCAACAAAATCTCATGAGGCTGAACCTCTTCACGGATTTTCCGGAGCTCCTCCATCATCGCCTCGTCGACGTGCAGCCGACCAGCGGTATCGATCAGGACGACGTCACAGCCTTCCTCCTTGGCCCGGGCAACTCCTTCCGCAGCGATCCGGACGGGACTTTCCTTGTCCCCCATTGAAAATACCGGAACGCCCACCTGTTCCCCCAGCACCTGCAGCTGGCGAATGGCCGCCGGCCGATAGACGTCGCCCGCCACCAACAATGGCTTGCGGTTCTGCTTTTTCAACAGACGCGCCAGTTTGCCGGTCGTCGTCGTTTTCCCGGCCCCCTGCAGACCGACCATCATGATGACGGTCGGCGGGCGCTGGGCGAAAGTGAGTTTGCTTTGCTCCCCGCCCATCAGCCGAGTCAGCTCTTCGTTCACCACTTTGATGACCTGCTGGCCGGGTGTGAGGCTTTTGAGCACTTCCTGCCCAACGGCGCGTTCCCGAACACGGTCAACAAACTCTTTGACCACTTTGAAGTTGACGTCAGCTTCTAACAGGGCAAGGCGCACCTCGCGCATTGCCGCCTTGACGTCGGCTTCCGTCACTTTGCCTTTGCCGCGCAATTTTTGCAGGGCGGCCTGCAGTCGTTCGGACAATCCTTCAAATGCCATTGTGCCGCCTCCCGCACAGGCTTTTTTCGAGACCCTAATCCAGATCCAACAGCGCATCCAACAGCGGCTCGATCTGTGCTTTCCCTTCGGGATGCACTTCCAGCCGCTTCCGTATCTCATCCGCGATGGCAATCCTGCGGTTGTGTTTCTCCAACAAGTGCAATCGCTGTTCCAGATCTTCCAGCGCGGTCTGCGCCCGTCTGATCGCTTCAAACACGGCTTGACGGGAAATACCGTGATGTTCGGCGATTTCCCCCAGAGACCAATCCTCGTGATAATACAATTCCAACATGGCTCGTTGCTTCTCCGTCAACAACGGACCGTAAAAATCGTACAACCAATTGATCCGGTTGGTTTTCTCCAACATGCGGAGTCACCTCGCAACAAGCCCGTCAAGGAAATGCCCTTTACAGGGTAACACTCTATCACGTCCCGCGTCCGGTGTCAAGGTTTTCTCCTTGATATCTTTCATTCCGCCTCTTCCATCAGCCGTGACTGGCCGAACAAACCGTGGACAAACTGTTCTGCGTCGAATTCCTGCAAATCCTCCATCTTTTCTCCCAAACCGACCCATTTGACCGGCAAATCCAGCTCGTTTCGGATGGCGATGACGATACCGCCCTTGGCTGTGCCGTCCAGCTTGGTCAACACGATCCCGCTGACGTTGACGGCCTGGCTAAACGTTTTGGCTTGTTGCAATGCATTTTGTCCGGTCGTGGCGTCCAGCACAAGTAACACCTCGTG belongs to Polycladomyces subterraneus and includes:
- the rimM gene encoding ribosome maturation factor RimM (Essential for efficient processing of 16S rRNA) — encoded protein: MNEQTHLLVGQVVTTHGIRGEVRVYPHTDFPEVRFAQGSRLLLTHPDLREPLPLTVEKSRPHKRVVIIKFREWDDINQAEPYKGGKLVVERADAVDLNEGEFYFHEIIGCQVVTTEGRNIGTVREILQLPANDVWVVAPSDGGKDILIPYIDDVVKEVDPESKQVVIQWMEGLA
- a CDS encoding KH domain-containing protein → MEVKELIELIAKALVDHPDQVRVTEQVKDNTIVYQLSVAPDDMGKVIGKQGRVAKALRTVVGSAAVKEDKRVVVEIV
- the rpsP gene encoding 30S ribosomal protein S16; translated protein: MAVKIRLKRMGAKKAPFYRVVVADSRSPRDGRFIEEIGYYNPLTEPAQININEEKALKWLSNGAQPTDTVNNLFRKVGILKKVHEAKYGK
- the ffh gene encoding signal recognition particle protein; amino-acid sequence: MAFEGLSERLQAALQKLRGKGKVTEADVKAAMREVRLALLEADVNFKVVKEFVDRVRERAVGQEVLKSLTPGQQVIKVVNEELTRLMGGEQSKLTFAQRPPTVIMMVGLQGAGKTTTTGKLARLLKKQNRKPLLVAGDVYRPAAIRQLQVLGEQVGVPVFSMGDKESPVRIAAEGVARAKEEGCDVVLIDTAGRLHVDEAMMEELRKIREEVQPHEILLVVDAMTGQDAVNVAENFHRELGLTGVVLTKLDGDTRGGAALSVKAVTDCPIKFVGMGEKLDSLEPFHPERMASRILGMGDVLTLIEKAQAAVDQERAKELERKMRTQQFTFDDFLEQLQQVRKMGPLDELLGMIPGMGQLKGMKNLQIDEKQLARVEAIIRSMTPKEKQRPEILNASRRRRIALGSGTSVQDVNRLIKQFEDMKKMMKQFSAMTKGGKKKKRGGFRFPFMPQ
- the ylxM gene encoding YlxM family DNA-binding protein, which gives rise to MLEKTNRINWLYDFYGPLLTEKQRAMLELYYHEDWSLGEIAEHHGISRQAVFEAIRRAQTALEDLEQRLHLLEKHNRRIAIADEIRKRLEVHPEGKAQIEPLLDALLDLD